One window from the genome of Flavobacterium agricola encodes:
- a CDS encoding isopenicillin N synthase family dioxygenase, which produces MQNIPSVDLRDFLSDDPVRKQKFVNEIGKAYEEIGFVALSGHFLEPKLVDDLYKEVKNLFELPIETKEKYIVPGIGGQRGYVSFGKESAKGRKVGDLKEFWHVGQFVENDPILEAEYPKNVLVEELPEFNATTKEAYKMLEKTGVYVLRALAIFLGLDEFYFDNYVKNGNSILRPIHYPPILDEPKDAVRAAAHGDINLITLLMGAQGKGLQVQNHKGEWIDAIAEDDQLVINVGDMLSRHSNNRLKSTIHQVVNPPRELWGTSRYSIPFFMHPISSMPLNCLENCIDENHPKQYEDITAGEFLYERLVELGLIKK; this is translated from the coding sequence ATGCAAAACATTCCTAGTGTTGACTTACGTGATTTCCTATCGGATGACCCGGTACGTAAACAAAAATTTGTAAATGAAATCGGAAAAGCCTACGAAGAAATTGGTTTCGTAGCATTAAGTGGTCACTTTTTAGAACCTAAATTGGTTGACGACTTATATAAAGAAGTTAAAAACTTATTCGAATTACCTATCGAAACTAAGGAAAAGTACATTGTTCCTGGAATTGGCGGGCAACGCGGTTATGTTTCTTTCGGAAAAGAATCGGCTAAAGGCAGAAAAGTTGGAGATTTAAAAGAATTTTGGCATGTTGGTCAATTTGTTGAGAACGATCCGATATTAGAAGCTGAATACCCAAAAAATGTTTTAGTTGAAGAATTACCTGAGTTTAATGCTACAACTAAAGAAGCTTATAAAATGCTAGAGAAAACTGGAGTTTACGTATTACGTGCTTTAGCTATTTTTTTAGGATTAGATGAATTTTATTTTGACAACTACGTTAAAAACGGAAATTCAATTTTACGCCCAATTCACTACCCTCCTATTTTAGACGAACCAAAAGATGCAGTTCGCGCTGCAGCTCACGGCGATATCAATTTAATTACCTTATTAATGGGAGCTCAAGGTAAAGGACTGCAAGTGCAAAATCACAAAGGCGAATGGATTGATGCTATTGCAGAAGATGATCAGTTAGTTATTAATGTAGGTGATATGTTATCACGCCATTCTAACAACCGTTTAAAATCTACCATTCACCAAGTTGTGAATCCACCAAGAGAATTATGGGGTACATCACGTTATTCTATTCCCTTCTTTATGCACCCAATAAGCTCTATGCCGCTTAATTGTTTAGAAAATTGTATTGATGAAAATCATCCAAAACAATATGAAGACATTACCGCTGGAGAATTTTTATACGAAAGATTGGTAGAATTAGGATTAATTAAAAAATAA
- the acs gene encoding acetate--CoA ligase, translating to MSYYQIENLEEYFKHYKKSIREPKKFWGKIAEENFTWYQNWDKVLEGDLFQANVKWFSNAKLNIVKNCLDRHLSKRGNKNAIIFEPNNPDEPSQFITYNELYERVCKMANVLLEQGVKKGDRVCIYLPMIPELTISILACARIGAIHSVIFAGFSASALASRIEDCGAKLVITSDGAFRGNKVLDLKAIVDEALTQTPEVAKVLLVKRTNNKINIVPNRDLWVDDLLAAASSNSVAEVMDAEDPLFILYTSGSTGKPKGMLHTTAGYMVYVGYTFKNLFNYKEDDIFWCTADIGWITGHSYNLYGPLLNGATTVIFEGVPSYPDFGRFWQVIEKHKITQFYTAPTAIRALAKENLSFVDNHDLSSLRVLGSVGEPINEEAWHWYNNHVGQKKCPIIDTWWQTETGGVLISALPFITPTKPTYASLPLPGVLPVLMDDKRNEIDDNQVVGNLCIKQPWPGMARTIWGDHQRFIDTYFTAFPGKYFTGDGALRDEVGYYRITGRVDDVVIVSGHNLGTAPIEDAINEHPAVAESAIVGYPHDVKGNGLYGFVTLKEIGEYRDRNNLIKEINEQIATSIGPIAKLDKIQFVEGLPKTRSGKIMRRILRKIAEGDFSNFGDTSTLLDPEIVDKIKDGKI from the coding sequence ATGAGTTATTACCAAATTGAAAATTTAGAAGAATATTTTAAACATTATAAAAAATCGATTCGCGAACCTAAAAAGTTTTGGGGTAAAATTGCTGAAGAAAACTTTACTTGGTACCAAAATTGGGATAAAGTTTTAGAAGGAGATTTATTTCAGGCCAATGTAAAATGGTTTAGCAATGCAAAGTTAAATATTGTAAAAAATTGTTTAGATCGTCATTTAAGTAAACGTGGTAACAAAAACGCAATCATTTTTGAACCCAATAATCCGGACGAACCAAGTCAATTTATTACATACAACGAGCTTTACGAACGTGTTTGTAAAATGGCAAACGTTTTACTAGAACAAGGCGTTAAAAAAGGAGATCGTGTTTGCATTTATTTACCAATGATTCCGGAATTAACCATTTCTATCTTAGCTTGTGCGCGTATTGGTGCCATTCATTCGGTAATTTTTGCTGGTTTTTCTGCATCAGCTTTAGCTTCACGTATTGAAGATTGCGGAGCAAAGCTTGTAATTACTTCAGACGGAGCGTTTCGCGGAAATAAAGTTTTAGATTTAAAAGCAATTGTTGACGAAGCTTTAACGCAAACGCCAGAAGTTGCTAAAGTTTTACTTGTAAAACGTACCAATAACAAAATTAACATTGTACCAAATCGTGATTTATGGGTTGATGATTTGCTAGCAGCCGCATCATCAAACAGCGTGGCCGAAGTTATGGATGCCGAAGATCCATTGTTTATTTTATATACTTCTGGTTCTACCGGAAAGCCAAAAGGCATGTTACATACAACAGCTGGATATATGGTTTATGTAGGCTACACGTTTAAAAATTTATTTAATTATAAAGAAGATGATATTTTTTGGTGTACTGCCGATATTGGCTGGATTACCGGACATTCGTACAATTTATACGGCCCGTTATTAAACGGAGCAACAACGGTTATTTTTGAAGGCGTACCATCGTACCCAGATTTTGGTAGGTTTTGGCAAGTTATTGAAAAACATAAAATTACCCAATTTTATACCGCACCAACAGCCATTCGTGCCTTAGCAAAAGAAAATTTAAGTTTTGTAGATAATCACGACTTAAGTTCTTTACGCGTTTTAGGTTCGGTTGGAGAACCAATTAATGAAGAAGCTTGGCACTGGTACAACAACCACGTAGGACAAAAAAAATGTCCAATTATTGATACATGGTGGCAAACCGAAACCGGTGGTGTTTTAATTTCTGCTTTACCATTTATTACGCCAACCAAACCAACCTATGCAAGTTTACCTTTACCAGGGGTTTTACCGGTTTTAATGGATGATAAAAGAAATGAGATTGATGACAACCAAGTTGTAGGTAATTTATGTATTAAACAACCATGGCCGGGCATGGCTAGAACCATTTGGGGCGATCACCAACGTTTTATTGATACGTATTTTACTGCTTTTCCAGGTAAATATTTTACTGGAGATGGTGCTTTACGTGATGAAGTTGGTTATTATAGAATTACAGGCCGTGTAGATGATGTTGTAATTGTTTCTGGTCATAATTTAGGAACAGCTCCGATAGAAGATGCAATTAACGAGCATCCGGCGGTTGCAGAATCTGCTATTGTTGGTTATCCGCACGATGTAAAAGGAAATGGATTGTACGGTTTTGTTACTTTAAAAGAAATTGGAGAATACCGCGATCGTAACAACTTAATTAAAGAAATTAACGAACAAATTGCAACCAGCATCGGACCAATTGCAAAATTAGATAAAATTCAGTTTGTTGAAGGTTTACCTAAAACCAGATCGGGTAAAATTATGCGACGCATTTTACGTAAAATTGCCGAAGGAGATTTTTCTAATTTTGGAGATACATCAACCTTATTAGATCCAGAAATTGTTGATAAAATTAAAGACGGTAAAATCTAA
- a CDS encoding EamA family transporter translates to MYYLLISIFCSVSVAALFKWAKNSNVSVFSIIHFNYLLAIVYCYFLFDSNYYTIQTYADNLPIYALLGILLPTLFLILNKSILQVGIIKTDIAQRFSLLIPILVSVFVWNQVLNQSKIVGLALGFLAIFLILYKKGITKNTSFYFMPILVLLGYGLVDVLFKQIALIQNISYTSSLLFIFTLAFIISSVIALLKKPKVVYNLNTIKWGLLLGTLNFGNIYTYIKAHQVLKDNPTIVFVTMNLGVIILSTIVGYFIFKEKINKINAVGIVLALLAIYLITWYSV, encoded by the coding sequence ATGTATTATTTACTTATCAGTATTTTTTGTAGCGTTAGCGTTGCAGCTTTGTTTAAATGGGCTAAAAATAGTAATGTTTCTGTTTTTTCAATCATTCATTTTAATTATTTATTAGCGATTGTTTATTGCTATTTTTTGTTTGATAGCAACTATTACACCATACAAACCTATGCCGATAATTTACCTATTTATGCATTATTAGGTATTTTATTACCAACTTTATTTTTAATATTAAATAAATCAATTTTACAGGTTGGTATTATTAAAACCGATATTGCACAACGTTTTTCATTACTTATTCCTATTTTGGTTTCGGTATTTGTTTGGAATCAGGTTTTAAATCAATCTAAAATAGTTGGGTTAGCGCTTGGATTTTTAGCGATATTTTTAATTTTATACAAAAAAGGTATTACAAAAAACACATCGTTTTATTTTATGCCTATTTTGGTGTTATTAGGCTATGGTTTGGTTGATGTTTTGTTTAAACAAATTGCTTTAATTCAAAACATTTCGTACACCTCTTCCCTATTATTTATTTTTACTTTAGCTTTTATAATTAGTTCTGTAATTGCTTTGCTTAAAAAACCGAAAGTTGTTTATAATTTAAATACTATAAAATGGGGGCTTTTATTAGGAACTTTAAATTTTGGTAATATTTATACCTACATAAAAGCACATCAGGTTTTAAAAGATAATCCTACTATTGTTTTTGTCACAATGAATTTGGGAGTTATTATTTTATCAACCATTGTAGGTTATTTTATTTTTAAAGAAAAAATAAATAAAATAAACGCAGTTGGAATTGTTTTAGCGCTATTAGCTATTTATTTAATTACTTGGTACAGCGTTTAA
- a CDS encoding 5'-methylthioadenosine/S-adenosylhomocysteine nucleosidase family protein has protein sequence MIFSSVFLFYTMIINAVKYEKNEILFVFALESEAGTFFNDYNLVFTGIGKINATLKVIQAIQKYQPKLIINLGTAGSTTFVKYAIVNCTQFIQRDMDVTGLGFELYQTPLTNQPVILDYGIKLPNLEQGICGTGDNFETNLINKPFTVVDMEAYALALVAKQYEIDFLCLKFISDGADEDAASSWTTNVSNAPEAFSKILF, from the coding sequence ATGATTTTTTCATCGGTTTTTTTATTTTATACCATGATTATAAACGCAGTAAAATACGAAAAAAACGAAATTTTATTTGTTTTTGCTTTAGAATCTGAAGCAGGAACTTTTTTTAATGATTATAACCTTGTATTTACCGGAATTGGTAAAATAAACGCAACTTTAAAAGTAATTCAAGCCATTCAAAAATATCAACCTAAACTTATAATTAATTTAGGTACGGCCGGAAGTACAACTTTTGTAAAATATGCCATTGTTAATTGTACGCAATTTATTCAACGCGATATGGATGTTACCGGATTAGGTTTTGAATTGTATCAAACGCCACTAACCAATCAACCTGTAATTTTAGATTATGGGATTAAATTACCTAATTTAGAGCAAGGAATTTGTGGCACAGGCGATAATTTTGAAACCAATTTAATAAACAAACCGTTTACTGTTGTTGATATGGAAGCTTACGCCCTAGCATTAGTAGCCAAGCAATATGAAATTGATTTTTTATGTTTAAAATTTATTTCTGACGGAGCTGATGAAGATGCTGCATCAAGTTGGACAACCAATGTAAGCAATGCACCAGAAGCGTTTTCTAAAATACTCTTTTAA
- a CDS encoding single-stranded DNA-binding protein: MNQLILLGNVGNDAETHQFENNRYAIRFNLAVTESWKDTNGVKQSRTEWFRCTRYTTSPNLAAYIKKGTKLLVTGKAGAEAYVKDGQAVAIPICNVREIEFVDSANSNSQRNTETNHNQVAPQNESQANADNDDNDLPF, translated from the coding sequence ATGAATCAGTTAATTCTGTTAGGAAATGTAGGAAACGATGCCGAAACGCATCAATTTGAAAATAATAGATATGCCATTCGTTTTAATTTAGCTGTTACCGAAAGCTGGAAAGATACTAATGGCGTAAAGCAATCGCGCACCGAATGGTTTAGATGTACGCGTTATACCACATCACCCAATTTAGCTGCTTATATAAAAAAAGGAACTAAGTTATTGGTTACAGGAAAAGCAGGTGCTGAAGCTTATGTAAAAGATGGACAAGCTGTTGCAATTCCGATTTGTAATGTTCGTGAAATTGAGTTTGTAGATAGTGCCAACTCCAATTCACAAAGAAATACAGAAACCAATCACAATCAGGTTGCGCCACAAAACGAATCGCAGGCAAATGCGGATAATGATGATAATGATTTACCATTTTAA
- a CDS encoding class I SAM-dependent methyltransferase — MPLRLLNPEVQKFINQNLTAQITELALTKNPFPDLVWADVLNQIVAKQKSKTKLPTWFAAQSIVYPSKLSVEQTSSEATAAYKAQLISGNSLIDLTGGFGVDVFYFAKYFKRVVHCEMNEKLSQIVAHNCKEFGLDHVVCKTGDSTEILKDLNETFDWIYVDPSRRNDIKGKVFMLKDCLPNVPELLDYYFTFSNSILIKNSPILDISLAISELKFVKKVHIIALENEVKEFLLELELNFDGAIEVQTVNISKSGNQVFTHLLQDDAEVVYSIPKQFVYEPNAAIMKSGLFHAIANTYKLTKLHAHSHLYTSDHLVTDFPGRSFKVENSFEFTKINANEYLKNKKMNLTTRNFPVSVEELRKKYKIADGGSVYAFATTTSNQQKTILICSKI; from the coding sequence ATGCCTTTACGTTTGTTAAACCCCGAGGTGCAAAAGTTTATAAACCAAAATCTAACCGCACAAATTACAGAGCTGGCCTTAACAAAAAATCCGTTTCCAGATTTGGTTTGGGCCGATGTTTTAAATCAGATTGTTGCCAAGCAAAAAAGCAAAACTAAATTACCTACTTGGTTTGCTGCTCAATCCATTGTTTATCCAAGTAAATTATCTGTCGAGCAAACTTCGTCAGAAGCAACTGCAGCATATAAAGCACAACTTATTTCGGGTAATTCGTTAATTGATTTAACGGGCGGTTTCGGGGTTGATGTATTTTATTTTGCAAAATATTTTAAACGCGTGGTGCATTGTGAAATGAATGAAAAACTTTCGCAAATTGTAGCGCATAATTGTAAAGAATTTGGGTTAGATCATGTGGTTTGCAAAACCGGAGATTCAACTGAAATTTTAAAAGATTTAAACGAAACTTTTGATTGGATTTATGTTGATCCTTCGCGCAGAAACGATATAAAAGGTAAAGTTTTTATGCTAAAAGATTGCTTGCCAAACGTGCCAGAACTTTTAGATTATTATTTTACGTTTTCAAATTCTATTTTAATTAAAAACTCCCCTATTTTAGATATTTCTTTAGCCATTTCTGAACTAAAGTTTGTTAAAAAAGTACATATTATTGCTTTAGAAAATGAAGTAAAAGAATTTTTATTAGAACTTGAGCTTAATTTTGATGGCGCTATTGAGGTACAAACCGTAAATATTAGTAAATCTGGCAATCAGGTTTTTACGCATCTTTTACAAGATGATGCTGAAGTTGTTTACAGCATACCTAAACAATTTGTTTACGAACCTAACGCTGCTATAATGAAATCGGGCTTATTTCATGCTATTGCAAATACATATAAATTAACTAAATTACACGCACATTCGCATTTGTACACGTCAGATCATTTGGTAACAGATTTTCCGGGACGAAGTTTTAAAGTTGAGAACAGCTTTGAATTTACGAAGATAAACGCGAATGAATATTTAAAAAATAAAAAAATGAATCTTACTACCCGTAACTTTCCGGTTTCGGTAGAAGAGTTAAGAAAAAAATATAAAATAGCTGACGGCGGTTCGGTTTATGCTTTTGCAACCACAACCAGCAATCAACAAAAAACAATACTTATTTGCTCTAAAATTTAA
- a CDS encoding TrmH family RNA methyltransferase has protein sequence MSEQLTHNQTQFNHQNFPITIISDHLYFQENIGSLFRIAEAYGVEKIILLGKNIPFVDRKINKTSRSTHRIVPFELVEDTQIVCELIQQNQAQVLALEITDDSILLTELQVTNQPIYLLIGSEVNGIQQSLLDLANQKVHIEMYGKNSSMNVIQATAIMLFQLTNLIKK, from the coding sequence ATGTCTGAACAATTAACACATAATCAAACGCAATTTAATCACCAAAACTTTCCTATTACCATTATTTCTGATCATTTGTATTTTCAGGAAAATATCGGATCATTGTTTCGAATCGCGGAAGCTTATGGCGTAGAAAAAATAATTTTACTCGGAAAAAACATTCCATTTGTTGATCGAAAAATAAATAAAACATCAAGAAGTACGCACCGAATTGTACCTTTTGAATTAGTTGAAGACACACAGATTGTGTGCGAATTAATTCAACAAAATCAGGCACAGGTACTTGCTTTAGAAATAACAGACGATAGTATTCTGCTTACCGAATTACAAGTCACCAACCAACCCATTTATTTATTAATTGGTAGCGAAGTTAATGGCATTCAGCAATCGTTATTAGATTTAGCCAATCAAAAAGTACATATTGAAATGTATGGTAAAAACAGCAGCATGAACGTAATTCAGGCAACAGCCATTATGTTGTTTCAATTAACCAATTTAATTAAAAAATAA
- a CDS encoding DUF4159 domain-containing protein, with the protein MRFALFFLHFMLAITAFSQQIALLKYNGGGDWYANPTSLPNLVQFCNAQINTRIEKNIPTVEANSTALFSYPFVHMTGHGNVSFSDADMKNLRKYLENGGFLHIDDNYGMDVYIRNEIAKIFPNQPLVELGKNHPIFQAPFSFPNGLPKIHEHDGKPAQAFAIIIKNRIVLLYTYETDLGDGWENPEIHNNPENVRKTALQMGANIINYAFSN; encoded by the coding sequence ATGAGGTTTGCCTTATTTTTCTTGCATTTTATGTTAGCTATAACTGCATTTTCACAGCAAATTGCTTTGTTAAAATACAATGGCGGTGGCGATTGGTATGCTAATCCAACTTCGTTACCTAATTTAGTGCAGTTTTGTAATGCGCAAATTAATACGCGTATTGAAAAAAATATTCCAACGGTTGAGGCAAATAGCACTGCCCTATTTTCATATCCATTTGTGCATATGACAGGGCATGGAAATGTTTCTTTTTCTGATGCAGATATGAAAAATTTACGTAAGTATTTAGAAAATGGAGGTTTTTTACATATTGATGATAATTACGGTATGGATGTTTACATTCGTAATGAAATTGCCAAAATATTTCCCAATCAACCGTTGGTTGAATTGGGTAAAAACCATCCTATTTTTCAAGCGCCCTTTTCGTTTCCAAACGGTTTACCTAAAATTCATGAGCATGATGGCAAACCTGCCCAAGCATTTGCTATCATAATTAAAAATAGAATTGTACTTTTGTACACCTACGAAACCGATTTGGGTGACGGCTGGGAAAACCCAGAAATTCATAACAATCCTGAAAACGTACGTAAAACTGCGCTGCAAATGGGTGCCAATATTATAAATTACGCTTTTAGCAATTAA
- a CDS encoding acyl-CoA synthetase — MKTLFTEVTKLLADKQYSALQNYKLTKPNKMNWVVDVFEGIHTQNHPNKTALLWTDGTDVKEYSFLQLASWTNQLLNFLANKGIKKGDVVLTQIMLQPISWVAILANIKGGFQMIPAASILGTKDLVYRFEKTFPKIVFADQENAFKTEEAEQILGKQIPVKIIAEGTCPGWYSLADIEKESTNASGAANNPDDTLFLFFTSGTTGLPKIVCHTHQSLTLGHLTTTAWIGLNNSDIHYNISQPGWAKFAWSSFFAPWNMGATIFAYHTLNRFDAATTLKLIEKHKITTLCAPPTVLRLFIQEDLKQYQFSLQQCVAAGEPLNPEIIEEWKKGTGITIRDGFGQTESTCIIGNLIGAPLKYGSMGKPLFLYDVVIADENGVILPDNEEGNICIKMNGDKPINGIFKGYLFDKEREAQAFKHGLYYTGDKAYRDADGYIWFIGRDDDVIKASDYRIGPFEVESVLLEHDCVLESAVVGTPHPVKGFEVKAFVVLSTHKKYEPNQELANQLFTYSREHLAPYKMPRYRICNRIT; from the coding sequence ATGAAAACGTTATTTACAGAAGTTACCAAACTGCTAGCAGACAAACAATACTCCGCGTTACAAAATTATAAGTTAACAAAACCGAATAAAATGAATTGGGTTGTAGATGTTTTTGAAGGAATTCATACCCAAAATCATCCAAATAAAACGGCCTTATTATGGACTGACGGAACCGATGTAAAAGAATATTCTTTTTTACAATTAGCCAGTTGGACCAATCAATTACTTAACTTTTTAGCCAATAAAGGCATTAAAAAAGGTGATGTTGTTTTAACCCAAATAATGTTACAGCCCATAAGTTGGGTTGCTATTTTAGCAAATATTAAAGGTGGTTTTCAGATGATTCCTGCAGCATCTATTCTAGGAACAAAAGACTTGGTTTACCGATTCGAGAAAACGTTTCCAAAGATTGTTTTTGCAGATCAGGAAAACGCATTTAAAACTGAAGAGGCAGAACAAATTTTAGGAAAACAAATTCCTGTTAAAATCATTGCCGAAGGTACTTGCCCTGGTTGGTATTCGTTAGCAGATATCGAAAAAGAATCAACTAATGCATCTGGCGCAGCTAACAATCCAGATGATACATTATTTTTATTTTTCACCTCGGGCACAACCGGATTACCTAAAATTGTTTGTCATACACATCAAAGTTTAACTTTAGGGCATTTAACCACCACAGCGTGGATTGGATTAAATAATTCTGATATTCATTATAACATATCGCAACCCGGTTGGGCTAAATTTGCTTGGAGTAGTTTTTTTGCTCCTTGGAATATGGGCGCAACCATTTTTGCATATCATACCTTAAATCGTTTTGATGCAGCAACTACCTTAAAATTAATCGAAAAGCATAAAATAACAACTTTATGTGCGCCACCAACCGTTTTACGTTTGTTTATTCAAGAAGATTTAAAACAATATCAATTTTCATTGCAACAATGCGTAGCAGCTGGCGAGCCTTTAAATCCTGAAATTATTGAGGAATGGAAAAAAGGAACCGGAATTACGATTCGAGACGGATTTGGACAAACCGAATCTACCTGTATTATAGGTAATTTAATTGGTGCGCCTTTAAAATACGGATCAATGGGTAAACCTTTGTTTTTATACGATGTAGTTATTGCTGATGAAAATGGTGTTATTTTACCTGATAACGAAGAAGGAAATATTTGTATTAAAATGAATGGTGATAAACCTATTAACGGCATTTTTAAAGGATATTTGTTTGATAAAGAACGTGAAGCACAAGCTTTTAAACACGGCTTATATTATACCGGAGATAAAGCATATCGTGATGCTGATGGATATATTTGGTTTATTGGGCGCGATGATGATGTAATTAAAGCATCAGATTATCGCATTGGTCCGTTTGAAGTTGAATCGGTTTTATTAGAACACGATTGCGTGCTAGAATCTGCCGTTGTTGGTACCCCGCATCCGGTTAAAGGATTTGAGGTTAAAGCTTTTGTTGTACTTTCTACGCATAAAAAGTATGAACCCAACCAGGAACTAGCTAATCAATTGTTTACGTATTCACGCGAACATTTGGCACCTTATAAAATGCCCCGTTATCGAATTTGTAACCGAATTACCTAA
- a CDS encoding NUDIX hydrolase, with the protein MRVSNIFLTVDIVLFKKQNTATKVLLIKRKNEPFKDCWALPGGFVDQDEDLHAAALRELEEETSIKLTALKQLGAFGTPKRDPRSHVVSVAYFAYVATDTTAVAQDDAKDVAWFDLENLPEIAFDHADILKLACSRYL; encoded by the coding sequence ATGCGCGTATCAAATATATTTTTAACGGTAGATATTGTTTTATTTAAAAAGCAAAATACAGCTACAAAAGTTTTATTAATTAAACGTAAAAACGAACCTTTTAAAGATTGCTGGGCATTACCTGGTGGATTTGTTGATCAGGATGAAGATTTACATGCAGCAGCTTTACGTGAGTTAGAAGAAGAAACCAGTATAAAACTAACTGCATTAAAGCAATTAGGTGCTTTTGGAACGCCAAAACGAGATCCGCGCAGCCATGTAGTAAGCGTTGCTTATTTTGCGTATGTTGCTACAGATACAACCGCGGTTGCTCAAGATGATGCTAAAGATGTAGCTTGGTTTGATTTAGAAAATTTACCCGAAATTGCTTTTGATCATGCCGATATTTTAAAATTAGCTTGCAGCCGATATTTATAA